In Edaphobacter paludis, a single window of DNA contains:
- a CDS encoding LUD domain-containing protein, producing MGTDMTTATTISTSARTEILRRISVANGGTSDAAAAGAAWEHLAREYRRKAVLQPESVLDLLEDRLRDYDAHVERVRRGDVADVVAKMLATRGKRRMVIPAGIAPEWLPAGFEFVADEGMTAIELDGFDGVMTGSTVAIAETGTVVLQNVPGQGRRAVTLVPDYHLCLVSAADVVETVPEAMEGLRGKAELATTFFSGPSATADIEMTRIKGVHGPRHLDVILIL from the coding sequence ATGGGAACTGACATGACGACTGCTACGACTATCTCTACATCGGCCAGAACTGAGATCTTGCGACGGATTAGTGTGGCCAATGGCGGAACTTCGGATGCGGCCGCGGCGGGGGCCGCCTGGGAGCATTTGGCACGGGAGTATCGGCGGAAGGCTGTGCTGCAGCCTGAGTCGGTCCTGGACTTGCTGGAGGACCGTCTTCGCGACTATGACGCTCATGTAGAGCGCGTCAGGCGTGGCGATGTGGCTGACGTTGTCGCAAAGATGCTCGCTACGCGTGGGAAACGGCGCATGGTGATTCCGGCGGGAATTGCGCCAGAGTGGCTACCTGCCGGCTTTGAGTTTGTCGCGGATGAGGGAATGACTGCGATCGAGCTCGATGGATTCGATGGTGTGATGACTGGTTCCACAGTTGCGATTGCCGAAACGGGAACAGTGGTGTTGCAGAACGTACCGGGGCAGGGGAGGCGAGCTGTCACGCTGGTCCCTGACTATCATTTGTGCCTTGTAAGTGCGGCTGATGTCGTGGAGACGGTGCCGGAGGCGATGGAAGGGCTCAGAGGGAAGGCGGAGTTGGCAACTACCTTCTTTTCGGGCCCGTCGGCTACGGCGGATATTGAAATGACGCGGATTAAGGGAGTCCATGGCCCACGTCATCTGGATGTAATTCTTATTTTATAA